A single region of the Streptococcus macedonicus ACA-DC 198 genome encodes:
- the rmlB gene encoding dTDP-glucose 4,6-dehydratase: MTDYKNIIVTGGAGFIGSNFVHYVYNNHPDVHVTVLDKLTYAGNRANIEEILGDRVELVVGDIADAELVDKLAAKADAIVHYAAESHNDNSLQDPSPFIYTNFIGTYTLLEAARKYDIRFHHVSTDEVYGDLPLREDLPGHGEGPGEKFTAETKYNPSSPYSSTKAASDLIVKAWVRSFGVKATISNCSNNYGPYQHIEKFIPRQITNILSGIKPKLYGEGKNVRDWIHTNDHSTGVWAILTKGRIGETYLIGADGEKNNKEVLELILEKMGQPKDAYDHVTDRAGHDLRYAIDSTKLREELGWKPQFTNFEEGLEATIKWYTDNQDWWKAEKEAVEANYAKTQKVLDK, encoded by the coding sequence ATGACAGACTATAAAAATATTATCGTCACAGGTGGGGCTGGCTTTATCGGTTCTAACTTTGTGCACTATGTTTACAACAATCATCCAGATGTTCACGTCACTGTCTTGGACAAATTGACTTACGCTGGTAACCGTGCCAACATCGAAGAAATTCTTGGCGACCGTGTTGAGCTTGTTGTGGGTGACATTGCTGACGCTGAATTGGTAGACAAATTAGCTGCTAAAGCTGATGCTATCGTTCACTACGCGGCTGAAAGCCATAATGATAACTCATTGCAAGACCCAAGTCCATTCATCTACACAAACTTTATCGGAACTTACACTTTGTTGGAAGCTGCTCGTAAATACGACATTCGTTTCCATCATGTGTCAACTGACGAAGTTTACGGTGACCTTCCACTTCGCGAAGATTTGCCAGGACATGGTGAAGGACCAGGTGAAAAATTCACTGCTGAAACAAAATACAATCCAAGTTCACCTTATTCATCAACAAAAGCTGCATCAGATTTGATTGTTAAAGCTTGGGTACGTTCATTTGGCGTTAAAGCAACTATTTCTAACTGCTCTAACAACTATGGACCATACCAACACATCGAAAAATTCATTCCTCGTCAAATCACAAACATTTTGTCAGGAATTAAACCAAAACTTTATGGAGAAGGTAAAAATGTCCGTGACTGGATTCATACCAACGACCACTCAACAGGTGTTTGGGCAATCTTGACTAAAGGTCGCATTGGGGAAACTTACCTTATCGGTGCCGATGGTGAGAAGAATAACAAAGAAGTGCTTGAACTCATTCTTGAAAAAATGGGTCAACCAAAAGACGCTTATGACCATGTAACAGACCGTGCAGGTCACGACCTTCGTTACGCTATTGATTCAACGAAACTTCGTGAAGAACTTGGTTGGAAACCTCAATTCACAAACTTTGAAGAAGGACTTGAAGCAACAATCAAATGGTACACAGATAACCAAGATTGGTGGAAAGCTGAAAAAGAAGCTGTTGAAGCTAACTACGCTAAAACACAAAAAGTTCTTGATAAATAA
- the relA gene encoding Guanosine-3',5'-bis(Diphosphate) 3'-pyrophosphohydrolase, with the protein MKDDVKLAHEIAKRAHHGQVDKAGVPYILHPETVASLVTKDDEKIVAYLHDVIEDTSYRLSDLEEAGFSSEIIKAVDLLTRKDGQSYNQYLKLVKTNELARVVKLADLKHNSDLSRLAQVTRNDIKRLKKYQDAIIFLST; encoded by the coding sequence ATGAAAGATGATGTCAAATTAGCTCATGAAATTGCTAAAAGAGCACATCACGGTCAAGTTGACAAAGCTGGTGTGCCGTATATTTTACACCCTGAGACGGTGGCATCGCTTGTCACGAAAGATGATGAAAAAATCGTTGCCTATTTACACGACGTGATAGAAGACACTTCTTATCGGCTGAGTGATTTAGAAGAAGCAGGTTTCTCGTCTGAAATCATAAAAGCAGTTGATTTATTGACTAGAAAAGATGGACAATCGTACAATCAATATCTTAAACTTGTTAAAACAAATGAATTAGCACGTGTTGTCAAATTGGCGGATTTAAAGCACAATTCAGATTTATCAAGGCTGGCTCAGGTCACTCGAAACGACATCAAACGTCTGAAAAAATACCAAGATGCCATTATATTTTTAAGCACTTAG
- a CDS encoding Mutator mutT protein (7,8-dihydro-8-oxoguanine-triphosphatase) produces the protein MTKLATICYIDNGEALLLLHRNKKPNDVHEGKWISVGGKLEAGETPDECAKREIFEETHFTVKEMDFKGVITFPEFTPGHDWYTYVFKVTNFEGELISDEESREGTLEWVPYDQVLSKPTWEGDYEIFKWILDDVPFFSAKFTYDDEQRLIDKNVIFYDK, from the coding sequence ATGACAAAATTAGCAACGATTTGTTATATTGATAATGGTGAAGCGCTTTTGCTTTTACATCGCAATAAAAAACCAAATGATGTTCACGAAGGAAAATGGATTTCTGTTGGTGGTAAGCTAGAAGCGGGCGAGACACCAGATGAATGTGCGAAACGTGAGATTTTCGAGGAAACGCATTTTACTGTTAAAGAAATGGATTTCAAGGGAGTGATTACGTTCCCAGAATTCACACCAGGGCATGATTGGTACACTTATGTTTTCAAGGTAACCAATTTTGAGGGAGAATTAATTTCTGATGAAGAGTCACGTGAAGGAACTTTAGAGTGGGTGCCTTACGACCAAGTTCTATCAAAACCGACTTGGGAGGGTGACTACGAAATTTTTAAATGGATTTTGGATGATGTGCCATTCTTTTCAGCCAAATTTACTTATGATGACGAACAGCGCTTGATTGATAAAAACGTGATATTTTATGATAAATGA
- the ypiA gene encoding TPR-repeat-containing protein, producing MLNSEKIVASIQNQDLEHADKYLKRALKEDDAETLLELAEYLESIGFLPQAREIYLQERESYPEVNINLAQIAIEDGDIEGAFFYLDTISPESEAYLSALLVMADIYDMEGLTDVAREKLLLASEISDEPLVVFGLAEIELELGNFNQAIKEYAKLDNREILELTGISTYQRIGRAYASLGKFEAAIEFLEKAIEIEYDDGTIFELATILYGQGEYQKANVYFKQLDTMNPDFEGYEYVYAQSLHEENKTEEALRLVQKGLIKNEFDTNLLLAASQLSYELHDSKQAESYLLKAKDVAVDDEDVLMRLTNLYLEEERYEDVVALSRDNIDNVLTKWNIAKAYQALEADKKALKIYDELATDLADNPEFLQDYAYILREFGQKERAHQVAERYLQLVPDDVNMVEFLNENEF from the coding sequence ATGTTGAATAGTGAAAAAATAGTGGCTTCGATTCAAAATCAAGATTTGGAGCATGCTGATAAATATTTGAAACGCGCCTTAAAAGAAGATGATGCTGAGACGCTCTTGGAATTGGCAGAATATCTTGAAAGCATTGGTTTTTTGCCACAAGCAAGGGAAATTTATTTGCAGGAGCGTGAGAGTTATCCTGAAGTAAATATTAACCTAGCGCAGATTGCAATTGAAGATGGTGATATTGAGGGAGCTTTCTTTTATTTGGATACCATTTCACCAGAAAGCGAAGCATATTTATCAGCTTTGCTTGTCATGGCTGATATTTACGATATGGAAGGTTTGACAGATGTTGCGCGTGAGAAATTATTGTTAGCTAGTGAAATCAGCGATGAACCCTTGGTTGTTTTTGGTTTGGCTGAAATTGAGTTAGAATTAGGTAATTTTAATCAAGCAATCAAAGAATACGCTAAGTTGGATAACCGTGAAATCCTTGAATTAACGGGGATTTCTACTTATCAACGTATCGGTCGTGCTTATGCTAGTCTTGGGAAATTTGAGGCAGCGATTGAATTTCTTGAAAAAGCGATTGAAATTGAATACGACGACGGAACAATTTTTGAATTAGCCACTATTTTGTATGGCCAAGGGGAGTATCAAAAGGCAAATGTTTACTTTAAGCAGTTGGATACGATGAATCCTGATTTTGAGGGCTATGAATATGTCTATGCCCAATCTCTCCATGAGGAAAATAAAACAGAAGAAGCGCTTCGCCTAGTTCAAAAAGGTTTGATCAAAAACGAATTTGATACCAATTTGTTGCTAGCTGCGTCACAATTGTCATATGAATTGCATGATTCTAAGCAAGCTGAAAGCTATCTTTTGAAAGCAAAAGATGTTGCGGTTGATGATGAAGATGTCTTGATGCGTTTGACCAACTTGTATTTGGAAGAAGAGCGTTATGAAGATGTTGTTGCTTTGTCACGTGATAATATCGATAACGTCCTAACAAAATGGAATATCGCTAAAGCTTACCAAGCCTTGGAAGCTGATAAAAAAGCGCTCAAGATTTATGATGAATTGGCGACAGATTTAGCGGATAATCCAGAATTCTTGCAAGATTATGCTTATATTTTACGTGAATTTGGGCAAAAGGAACGTGCTCATCAAGTTGCAGAACGTTATTTACAATTGGTTCCAGATGATGTGAATATGGTGGAATTTTTAAATGAAAATGAATTTTAG
- the ybzH gene encoding Transcriptional regulator, ArsR family, with amino-acid sequence MENVEIFKALANDYRLQILFWLKNPEKYFVHEENVDMREVGVCVGEIQKQLGLTQSTTSHYLSMLQKANLLVATRIGKWTYYRRNEVTLKHLRDFIDKEL; translated from the coding sequence ATGGAAAATGTAGAAATCTTTAAAGCCTTAGCCAATGACTATCGATTACAAATCCTTTTTTGGTTGAAAAATCCGGAAAAATATTTTGTCCATGAGGAAAATGTGGATATGAGAGAAGTAGGCGTTTGTGTTGGTGAAATTCAAAAACAATTAGGGCTAACACAGTCAACGACATCCCACTATCTTTCAATGCTTCAAAAAGCTAATCTGTTGGTTGCTACCAGAATCGGAAAATGGACTTATTATCGTCGTAACGAAGTAACGCTTAAACACCTTCGTGACTTCATCGATAAAGAGTTGTAA
- the yqiG gene encoding NADH-dependent oxidoreductase: MSNQLTDKVVLRHGTVLNNRMAMSPMQTHSGKRGGFVSDDTLCYYNARSKAAGLLITEFHYVSPNGGPAYVPGYPEQLGAYSDEHLDGLRQVAQALKKDGNNAILQVHHGGRAAIGQAISGQDVVAPSQVDFSFLDYPIRELTADEIDDIIKDFGKATRRAIKAGFDGVEIHGANHYLIQQFFSKLSNFRTDKWGSSLEKRTAFPLAVVAEVMDVVAKEAPQDFIVGYRISPEEIHGDAIGYTYQESVQLIAEVVKYQLDYIHLSLWDGYSSRPQGVDKTYAELFREVLDDETKLMLVGGVFGEEAARDAIENYGDLIAVGRGTLVDPLFAQKIMLGQGDTILSEVSPETLDYIKWTPGLFEAFSRQDSLGLPKIPGAESIYHLHTGRFDMYSKK; encoded by the coding sequence ATGTCAAATCAATTAACCGACAAAGTCGTTTTGCGTCATGGCACAGTTTTAAATAATCGCATGGCGATGTCACCGATGCAAACTCATTCAGGGAAACGTGGTGGCTTTGTTTCAGATGATACGCTTTGCTATTACAATGCACGTTCAAAAGCAGCAGGGCTTTTAATTACAGAGTTTCATTATGTTAGTCCAAATGGTGGTCCAGCTTATGTGCCTGGCTATCCTGAACAATTAGGGGCTTATTCTGATGAGCATTTAGACGGTTTGCGTCAAGTAGCTCAAGCTTTGAAAAAGGATGGCAATAATGCAATTCTCCAAGTTCATCACGGCGGTCGCGCAGCTATTGGGCAAGCGATTAGCGGGCAAGATGTCGTTGCACCAAGTCAGGTTGATTTTAGTTTCCTAGATTATCCTATTCGTGAATTAACAGCAGACGAAATTGATGATATTATCAAAGATTTTGGCAAAGCCACTCGACGTGCGATTAAAGCTGGGTTTGACGGCGTTGAAATTCATGGAGCCAATCATTACCTTATCCAACAATTCTTCTCAAAATTATCAAATTTCCGTACCGATAAATGGGGTAGTAGTCTTGAAAAGAGAACGGCGTTTCCACTAGCTGTTGTTGCTGAGGTTATGGACGTTGTTGCTAAAGAAGCACCACAAGACTTTATCGTTGGTTATCGTATTAGTCCAGAAGAAATTCATGGTGATGCGATTGGTTATACTTACCAAGAATCTGTTCAACTTATCGCAGAAGTGGTGAAATATCAATTGGATTACATTCACCTATCGCTTTGGGATGGTTATTCTTCAAGACCGCAAGGCGTTGATAAGACATATGCAGAATTGTTCAGAGAAGTTCTTGACGATGAGACAAAATTAATGTTGGTTGGTGGTGTTTTTGGAGAAGAAGCTGCGCGTGATGCGATTGAAAACTATGGTGATTTAATTGCTGTTGGACGTGGTACTTTGGTTGACCCATTATTTGCTCAAAAAATCATGTTGGGTCAAGGAGATACGATTTTAAGTGAAGTGAGTCCTGAAACACTTGATTATATCAAATGGACACCAGGTTTATTTGAAGCATTTTCGCGTCAAGATTCTCTTGGTTTGCCAAAAATTCCTGGGGCAGAAAGTATCTATCATCTTCATACAGGACGTTTTGATATGTACTCTAAAAAATAA